TCGACCGGAGTGGCGCCGCTTCACCCCATCCGACCAGTCCGTCGGTCGTCGTCACCCTGACGAACACGATCTCGGCGTCCTTGGTCACCATCGTGGCGATGCGGAACGGCTTGCGGAGAGGGATGTCGGCCTTGAAGACATCGACCGAAGTGACCTGGAGCATCGCTATGGATTCTTGCGCGTCGGCAAGACTTTGTCCACGGCTCCCAGGACCGACCCGCGCAAGTCGGCGGGGACTCCCTCGGCAACGTTCTTACCGAGGGGTGCCCCCAGCAAACATCTCGCGATCACCGTCGCGGCCAATGCCGACCCCGCCACTGTCGCATGGTTGCCGACGGCGGAGAACAACGCTGCCTTCGGGTCCGTCTGGAGCACCCGGTCCCAAACACGTCCGACGGGGACCACACTCGACTTGGTCTTCGTGGCGATCGCGCGGTAGATGTCTTCGATATAGGCCGTCTCGTCGACGCCCCGGCGGGGCCATTCGGCAAAGAAGAACACACGCGAACCCTTCGACCGGGACATGGTGGCGAGCGTCTCGGCGGCCTCGTGGGAGTAGTCCACCCGGTGGGACATGCTGATCTTCTGGGCCTGGAGAACGACGGCGTAGGCTCCCCCGCCCACCGCGGCTGTCGTCTGCTTGTCCTTGGCCGCGTCGTCCAGGTGCCCGCAGGCGAAGTACTTGGCCTCCCAGCGTACACCGTCCGTGCATTTGGACAGGAGCCGGGCCGTCCGCCCGGCGACGTCGTTTTGGCCGGTCAGGCTATTGCCGACGAAGACGACCGTCCTGACGGGGACGAGCAGGCTCACGGCGACAATGGTGGGCGTCATGGCTCGAACGGCCAAGTCGGCAGAGTCCGGGCCAGAGGTTTGTCCGTCCGGTAGCCCAACTCATATTCCGCCTGGACGAGGGTGTGGATCTCGTGGGTCCCTTCGTAGATCATCGCCCCTCGGGCGTTGCGGAAGTACCGTTCCACAGGAAACTCGTCGCAGTAGCCGTATGCCCCGTGGACCTCGACCGCCTTGTGCGCCGCGTCGAAGGCCGCCGCGCAGTTCACCCACTTGGCCATCGACACCTCGCGGGTATGGCGCTGGCCCGTGTTCTTCATCCAGCCGACCTTCTGGTACAGAAGCCGGCCGACCTCCCGCCCTTGGACCATGCTGGCGATCATTTGCTGGACGAGTTGCTTCTTGCTGATCGCCTCACCTTGGACCGTCCTCTCCTGGCTGTATTTGACACACGCGTCCAGACACGCCTGGATGAGGCCGACCGCGCCGCTCGCCACGGTGTACCGGCCATGGTCAAGGGCAGACATCGCGATCTTGAACCCGTCGCCGTCTTCACCCACCCGGTCCGCGACGGGGACCTTGAGGTTGTCAAAGAAGATCTCACCGGTGTTGCCAGCGCGCACGCCCAGCTTGCCCTTGATCGGACGGCTGCTGAACCCCGGTGTGTCGCGGCTGACGACGAAGGCGGCATGTCGGGGTTTCGGGGCGTCACCCGCCAACTTGGCGACGACCAAAAACCGGTCGGCATAGTCGGCCAGGCTGATCCACGTCTTCTGGCCGTTAAGGATGTAGTTGTCACCGACACGTTCGGCGGTGGTCACCATGCCCATCACGTCACTGCCGGCGTTTGGCTCCGTCAGACCGAAGCCGCCGACGGCCGCACCTGTCGCCAGCGACGGGAGCCAGCGTCCCAATTGCTCGGGGCTGGCCCACTGCATCAGGGTCATGCTGTGCAGTCCGGTGTGGACGCTCATGACGACCCGCGCGGTGCTGTCGGCCCGCTCCAATTCTTCGCAGACGATCCCCAAGGAAATGTAATCGGCGCCCATGCCCCCGTATTTCTGCGGGAGACACACGCCGAGGAGTCCTGCCTCCCCGAGCTTCTTGAGCGTCTCGGGGTCGGACGTGTGGGCACGGTCGAGTTCCTTGACGGTGGGGACGACGACGTTTTGGCCAAACTTGTGGGCGGCCTCTCGAATCAATTCGTGCTCGGCGCTGAGGGCGAAATCCATGGACGATCCAGATTCTACGCGGGCCCGGGGGTTGTTCGCTCGCCAAGGCAGGTCGGCAATCTTCACTTTACTATAAGGGAAACTAACCTCCCTCATTGTGATAAGCTTGGCGAGATGGTTGAGGATCGGTTGGACGTCGTGTTCCTCGCCTTGAGCGACCCGACACGCCGGGCCATGCTCACCCGCCTCTCGACGGGCGAGTCGTCAGTCGGCGACTTGGCCAGGCCGCTCAACCTGTCCCTTCCTGGCACCCTCAAGCACCTTAGGACCCTGGAACGGGCCGGGTTGGTCACGACCCAAAAGCGGGGAAGGACCCGTTACGTCCGGGGGAGGGAAGAGGCCATGGCCGACGCCCGGGCCTGGATGGAAGCGACCGCCGCTCACTGGAAGGGTGCCCTCGACCGCCTTGAATTGGCCCTCCTCGAAGAAGGGAACCATGCCTCACCTCGCGACTGAAGTCCTGAACGACTCGACCCTGCGCCTGACATACCGGTTGGCCGCACCCGTGTCCCGAGTCTTCGGCATGTGGAGCGACCCTGCCGTCTTCCCCACGTGGTTTTGCCCGGCCCCGCCTTGGGAATGCACCGTCGTAGCGTACGACTTCCGGCCTGGTGGCGCCTATCGCGTCCGCATGGTCGCCCCCGACAAGGACGTCTACGAACTCTTCGGTGAGTTTGAGACGATCGAACCCGAAACAACCATCTCCCTGAGTTGGAACTGGGAGGACAGCCCGTCACATCCCGCTCCGTCACACGTCCAGATCGCCTTCGGAGCCGATGCGGACGGCACCAAGCTGGTCATCACGCACAGCAGGTTCCTCAGCCCGGACTCACGCGGGCGGCACGAGGAGGGTTGGGGTGCGGTCATCGGCCGGCTGGAAACCGCCTTGGCCACACCCTGACCTTGCCGCGATCAGCCGAGGAACCGCCAATCCGTCGAGACCGACTTCGGCATCTCGTCGGGGCGCATGTAAGCCCGCAGAAACGCGACGGGCATGTTCCCGGTCTGCAGCACCGTGTCGTGGAACTGCTTCTCCGTCATCCGACCCGGCACCAGTTCGTTGTGAAGCGCCCTGATCTGGAGGCCGCCGACCAGGTACGCCAGTTGATACAGCGGCGGGTAATCGCCGGCAAACGACCGGCGCACCTCCGCCTCTGCGTTCCGACGCTCGTGCCCGACTTGGTCGACCAACATGTCGACGCACTGTTCAGGGGTCATCTGGCCAAGGTGGTACTTCAGGGAGAACACGATGCGTGCGCACCGGTGGGCCCGCCAAAAGAGCATGCCCATCTTCTCCATGGGAGTCTTGGCAAAACCCAAGTCCCAGAGGCGGAGCTCCCAGTACAGCGCCCAACCCTCGGTCCAGAACGGCGTGGCGAACCTTTGCCGATACGGGTGGTACCGGTCGTTCATGAACCCCTGGAGGTGGTGCCCCGGGATCAACTCATGGTGGACCGTCGCCCGGGCGAAGTAGCGGTTGTTTCCTCGCAGGCTCATCAGCTTCGCTTCGTGGGACATCGTGTCGGTGGGGAAGGCGACAATGATCGACTCTCCGCCTAAGAAGAAGGGGTTCTTCAGTTGCGCGTCAGGGGACATCATCTCCATCCGCCACGACTCTTTGGCCAGTTCCGGGACGGTCACCAAGTTCCGCGACTCGACGAACTCGATCGCCTCTTGGGCCAGTTCGCGCACCATCGCCGGCTGTTGCCCCGGGTCGACGTGCTGGTGTTTCACCTGCTCCAGCGCGTCACGCCAGCCCTTGGCGCCCATCTCCTTGGCCGCCTTTTCCATCTCGGCATGGCACCAAGCGAGTTCCCGTTCACCGACGGCGATGAGCTCTTCCGGCGTATAGGGGATCTTTTCGGCCTGAAGGTCGCTCACAAGGGAGTCGCGCCCGGCCGGGTCGCCGACCAAAGACTCCTTTTCATTGGCAGGCAGGTGGAGGATTTTTTCACGTATAGCCTGCTGGTGACGGCCCAGGGCCTCCCGGGCCGCCCTGTACGGGGCCGAGCACCACCACGAGAAATTGGGGTCATAACCCTCGTAGAAACGAAACCAATGGTCTATGGCGCGCTCGGCCCGGTCGACGGCGCGGACCACCCTGCTGGCCAGGCCGTTGCTCGGCTTGGCCTTCTCCATCTTGGCGAACCAAGCCGCACACTGGTCGGGCACGCTGGCCAGCAGGTCCGCCGCCGCACTCGGGTCGACCTTGACCGCCCGGCGCAAGTCGTCGTCCAGCTGGACCAACTTATGGAGCACCGGCAACAGCGCCACCGCTTCGTCCCATCGCTTACGGTCGGCGTCAATGTCGCGCAGACTCTTCTCCAACTCGTTGCTCATGAGCAGATAGTCGAGTTGGCCGTCACGGTCGAGCTTGGAGCGGTCCATCTTGGCCAGGGCCTTCTGCCGGTCGAGATAGAACGCCCTGAGGCGGTCGGTGTTGGAGGCGAGCAGGTCGTTAGGCCAGCTCCGTTGCAGGCTGCCGAGGTCGGCACCGTACCGTTCGATGAAGTCCACCATGGTCGTGTGTTGGGCAAGGGCTTGACAGTTGGCGAAGACTGCCAGGGCGGCAACAGCGAGCACGCGTCCCATGGCGCGGGAGACTACCAGTTAGACTTGGGGTCATGCCCGAACTCCCCGAGGTCGAAACCGTCCGCCGCCTGGCCGAGCGTGTCTTGGTGGGACGGCGTCTCGTCCACGTGGAGACGGTCGATGACGACATTGTTTACGAAACGCCTCCGGACGCCGTGCGAGACGCTCTCTCGGGCGCGACGGTCACCGGCACAGGCCGGAAAGGCAAGGTTTTCTGGTGGCACCTTGACCACGGGGCGACGCTTTTCGGCCACCTTGGCATGGCCGGTTGGCTCCGCGAAGTCGGAGACGACGGCAAGCGCCTTGTCTCCCACGGGTCCGCCCCGCTCCAGGACGGGCAGGGAAGACCCCGGTTTCTCAAGCTCTTGGTCGCCCCCGAAAGCGGAAGCGCCCTGGCGCTGACCGATGGTCGGCGTCTGGCCCGGGTCTGGCTAGGCGGAGACCCGTCCGACGACCGTCGTGTCCAGAGCCTCGGGCCGGACGCATGGCTTGAAGAGGTGGACGTCAAGGCGCTCCAATCCAGCAAGGCCGCGGTCAAGACGCTCCTCCTCGACCAGAGTCGGTTCGCCGGGATCGGCAACTGGGTGGCGGACGAAGTCCTCCTTGCCGCCGGAGTCAGCCCCCACCGGACCGGGGACACCTTGACCGACGACGAGTGCCAGCGCATCGCCCATGCGATCAAGGCGGTACTCGACGTCGCCGTCCGGGCTGAGGCAGACCATGACCGATACCCGGCTGACTGGCTGTTCCACGTCCGTTGGGGCGGAGGGCGAGGCCCCACTCATCTCCACGGAGAGGAAGTGCGCCGGGACTCGATCAACGGGAGGACGGCGGCGTGGTTGCCCGCGCGGCAGCACTGACCTTGGTCGTCCTGCTGACCGGCTGCACCGCCCCCGACGCCGGCCAGACCCGACCGGCCCGCCCGACGCTGACCAAGGCCGAGCCCACCAAGGCGGTCAAGCGGGAGTTTGTCCGACCCCGGGTGCGAAAGACGGTCATCCTCGTCTACCACGACATGGTCGCCAAGCGGGACAAGGACTCCCTGTGGTTCGACTGCAGCGTCGCGGAGTTCGAACACCAGTTGGACACGATGGCGAAGAAGGGGGTCACCTTCGTGAGCCTTCAAGAAGTCGAAGACGAGCTCTTCGGTGGCAAGCAGCCCGACGGCCCGCAAGTCGCGATCACCTTTGCCGACAACTACGCCGGGTTCGGCCGGTACGCCTGGATCCCGGTGCGCAAGAGGGGTGTACCGGTGACCTTGTTCGTCCACACGGACTACGTCGGCAACCAAGACGGTCGGCCCAAAATGACTTGGAAGCAGTTGGCCGCCTTTACCCGCGTCCCCACGGTCAAAATCGAGAGCCAGACGTGCAGCCACCCGGAGGACGTCACGAAACTCGACGACACGCGGCTGAAGCACGAGATGACGGACTCGGCCAAGGCGGTCTTCGACCACCTTGGCGTCAAGCCGGCCTACATCGCCTATCCCAACGGCAAATACGACAAGCGGGTCATGGACGCGGCCCGGTCAGCGGGATACCGGCTCGGATTCACCGAGGCCCAAAGGCCGGCCGAGGCGGCCACGGACCCGATGGGCGTCCCCCGCTACGTCCACACGAAATGGCGTGAGGCGCTACGCGACATCGGCGTGGAATGAACGTAGGCAAAAGCCCGGCCCATAGTGTAATGTCCGCAATGCTATGAGGGCCCTTTTCGCCGCCGTGCTTGTCGGTGTCGCCCACGTCGCCATGGCGCAGGACACCGCTCCCGCCACGGACGCCAAGGTCGATGTCGGACAGATCCTGAAGACGCTCACCCCCCGTGAGCTTGGACCGACGACCATGGGAGG
The Fimbriimonadaceae bacterium genome window above contains:
- a CDS encoding polysaccharide deacetylase family protein is translated as MVARAAALTLVVLLTGCTAPDAGQTRPARPTLTKAEPTKAVKREFVRPRVRKTVILVYHDMVAKRDKDSLWFDCSVAEFEHQLDTMAKKGVTFVSLQEVEDELFGGKQPDGPQVAITFADNYAGFGRYAWIPVRKRGVPVTLFVHTDYVGNQDGRPKMTWKQLAAFTRVPTVKIESQTCSHPEDVTKLDDTRLKHEMTDSAKAVFDHLGVKPAYIAYPNGKYDKRVMDAARSAGYRLGFTEAQRPAEAATDPMGVPRYVHTKWREALRDIGVE
- a CDS encoding SRPBCC domain-containing protein, translating into MPHLATEVLNDSTLRLTYRLAAPVSRVFGMWSDPAVFPTWFCPAPPWECTVVAYDFRPGGAYRVRMVAPDKDVYELFGEFETIEPETTISLSWNWEDSPSHPAPSHVQIAFGADADGTKLVITHSRFLSPDSRGRHEEGWGAVIGRLETALATP
- a CDS encoding winged helix-turn-helix transcriptional regulator, which codes for MVEDRLDVVFLALSDPTRRAMLTRLSTGESSVGDLARPLNLSLPGTLKHLRTLERAGLVTTQKRGRTRYVRGREEAMADARAWMEATAAHWKGALDRLELALLEEGNHASPRD
- a CDS encoding DUF885 family protein, with protein sequence MGRVLAVAALAVFANCQALAQHTTMVDFIERYGADLGSLQRSWPNDLLASNTDRLRAFYLDRQKALAKMDRSKLDRDGQLDYLLMSNELEKSLRDIDADRKRWDEAVALLPVLHKLVQLDDDLRRAVKVDPSAAADLLASVPDQCAAWFAKMEKAKPSNGLASRVVRAVDRAERAIDHWFRFYEGYDPNFSWWCSAPYRAAREALGRHQQAIREKILHLPANEKESLVGDPAGRDSLVSDLQAEKIPYTPEELIAVGERELAWCHAEMEKAAKEMGAKGWRDALEQVKHQHVDPGQQPAMVRELAQEAIEFVESRNLVTVPELAKESWRMEMMSPDAQLKNPFFLGGESIIVAFPTDTMSHEAKLMSLRGNNRYFARATVHHELIPGHHLQGFMNDRYHPYRQRFATPFWTEGWALYWELRLWDLGFAKTPMEKMGMLFWRAHRCARIVFSLKYHLGQMTPEQCVDMLVDQVGHERRNAEAEVRRSFAGDYPPLYQLAYLVGGLQIRALHNELVPGRMTEKQFHDTVLQTGNMPVAFLRAYMRPDEMPKSVSTDWRFLG
- a CDS encoding acyl-CoA dehydrogenase family protein; the protein is MDFALSAEHELIREAAHKFGQNVVVPTVKELDRAHTSDPETLKKLGEAGLLGVCLPQKYGGMGADYISLGIVCEELERADSTARVVMSVHTGLHSMTLMQWASPEQLGRWLPSLATGAAVGGFGLTEPNAGSDVMGMVTTAERVGDNYILNGQKTWISLADYADRFLVVAKLAGDAPKPRHAAFVVSRDTPGFSSRPIKGKLGVRAGNTGEIFFDNLKVPVADRVGEDGDGFKIAMSALDHGRYTVASGAVGLIQACLDACVKYSQERTVQGEAISKKQLVQQMIASMVQGREVGRLLYQKVGWMKNTGQRHTREVSMAKWVNCAAAFDAAHKAVEVHGAYGYCDEFPVERYFRNARGAMIYEGTHEIHTLVQAEYELGYRTDKPLARTLPTWPFEP